From the genome of Miscanthus floridulus cultivar M001 chromosome 10, ASM1932011v1, whole genome shotgun sequence, one region includes:
- the LOC136487758 gene encoding uncharacterized protein: TWRESSPPSFFSSSRAKQQQPLEQAASGVRRPPTLARHYASSSARRHRHHVTAAGDASDGGVSVPPTEQYETRRYTQPLDHFNSLPASYATFQQRYLINDTFWGGPAAPIFLHAGNEADIDLFTNNTGFMWEAAPRFRAILVFVEHRYYGEQAGKKRKI; encoded by the exons ACATGGAGAGAATCATCGCCGCCGTCATTCTTCTCCTCTTCTCGTGccaagcagcagcagccgctagaGCAGGCGGCGTCCGGCGTCCGGCGTCCGCCGACGCTGGCGAGGCACTACGCCTCATCGTCggcgcgccgccaccgccatcacGTGACGGCGGCGGGTGACGCCTCCGACGGCGGCGTGTCCGTGCCGCCGACGGAGCAGTACGAGACGAGGCGGTACACGCAGCCGCTGGACCACTTCAACTCCCTGCCGGCGAGCTACGCGACGTTCCAGCAGCGGTACCTGATCAACGACACGTTCTGGGGCGGGCCGGCGGCGCCCATCTTCCTGCACGCCGGCAACGAGGCCGACATCGACCTGTTCACCAACAACACCGGGTTCATGTGGGAGGCGGCGCCGCGGTTCCGCGCCATCCTCGTCTTCGTGGAGCACCGCTACTACGGCGAGCAAG caggaaagaagagaaaaatttag